The DNA sequence CCCAGGGTAGAACGAGCTTTTTACAAGTCCATCCTTATTCGATTTTCGCGTCTAGGCAGATCCGATACTTCCCGGGGCTGACATGGCCGCATTTGTGAATTTTCCAACCGAGCAGAACTCTTCCTTTTACTTTACATATTTGGGAAAGCGTATCCACCGCCAGGTCGAATTGACCCTTATCCTGAAAATCATAATAATGCAACCGTCCACCTGCACCGAGTGCATCTATTGCACAAGACAGGAACTTGTCGGCGGTTAGCGGCAGCGGCATGGCAATCCGATCAAATTGACCCTGCAGCCGCGGCACTATCTCTCCGGCGTCACCACACAGTAAACGAACATTTTTTATGCGACGGTTGAGTTTCAGATTTTTAACGGCCAGGTAATGCGCCTCCGGATTCTTCTCAACACCGATGACTTCGGCAGCTTCACTGTGCCGACCTATCATTAACGGCAATGGAGCGATTCCGGAAAACATGACCAGAACCCGTTCTCCGCACTCAACCAGTGAGGCAATACGATGGCGTTCATTTTTGCTGCGTGGAGAAAAATAGACAACTTGAGGATCGACATGAAGCCTGATGCCGAATTCCGTAAGCAGGGTTGTCAACCCTCCCGTTCCGGCAATCTTCCTCAGGAGGATCGTGCGGAATTCGCCTGAGTGGATGCCGTCTCGTCCGGCGACTACCCGAAGATGCGGAGAGGTGCGGAGTACGGCCTCGGCAATCTCCTTTTCGCGGTGTCGAAGCGTCTCTGGAATGATAATAATGGCCACATCACCGAGGACGTCATACCCTCTCACCATGCAGTCGATTTCCTCCTGCGGGAGGATATCTTGCAACGCCTCCTTCAGATTTA is a window from the Desulfopila inferna genome containing:
- a CDS encoding class I SAM-dependent methyltransferase, with the protein product MPAINLKEALQDILPQEEIDCMVRGYDVLGDVAIIIIPETLRHREKEIAEAVLRTSPHLRVVAGRDGIHSGEFRTILLRKIAGTGGLTTLLTEFGIRLHVDPQVVYFSPRSKNERHRIASLVECGERVLVMFSGIAPLPLMIGRHSEAAEVIGVEKNPEAHYLAVKNLKLNRRIKNVRLLCGDAGEIVPRLQGQFDRIAMPLPLTADKFLSCAIDALGAGGRLHYYDFQDKGQFDLAVDTLSQICKVKGRVLLGWKIHKCGHVSPGKYRICLDAKIE